A window from Symbiopectobacterium purcellii encodes these proteins:
- a CDS encoding acyltransferase: protein MSDKIGWVDNLRAVACLMVVLIHSTTYYITAAGMPGERHWDVANLLNSACRVGVPLFFMISGYLFFGERRAEKKHLLRIGLCLLFYSAVALAYMALLTPIHAGNALRLFWQKPGFYHLWFFYAILVIYLLSPLIRVPPVSGRYLAVVVLVLAVVANPNTPELTIGHTPLLPVNVYIAGDTFYYLLYAVMGRALGTLTPTRWVTLGAAPLFVASVLLIAMGTSQQTLANDNFTQTFYLYANPLVFIAAVCLMILFKAPALSAPFPGFSFISRHSLAIYGFHALIIHFIRTRDLALKGWPILDIFYVFTCAVACSMLLSLLVQRCDIRRWVS, encoded by the coding sequence ATGTCGGACAAGATAGGCTGGGTCGATAACCTACGCGCTGTAGCCTGCCTGATGGTAGTGTTGATCCACAGTACCACCTATTACATAACGGCGGCAGGCATGCCGGGCGAGCGCCATTGGGATGTGGCAAACCTGCTAAATTCCGCGTGCCGGGTGGGTGTTCCGCTGTTCTTTATGATTTCCGGCTACCTGTTTTTTGGCGAGCGGCGGGCGGAAAAAAAGCACCTGTTGCGTATTGGCCTCTGCCTGCTGTTTTACAGCGCAGTAGCCCTAGCGTATATGGCGCTGCTGACACCTATTCATGCAGGCAACGCGCTACGATTGTTCTGGCAAAAGCCGGGCTTTTATCACCTGTGGTTTTTCTATGCCATTCTGGTTATCTATCTGCTATCGCCGCTAATACGGGTTCCCCCGGTGTCAGGACGATACCTTGCCGTAGTGGTATTGGTTCTGGCCGTTGTCGCTAATCCTAATACGCCTGAACTGACGATAGGGCATACCCCGTTGTTACCGGTCAATGTGTATATCGCGGGCGACACCTTTTACTACCTGCTGTATGCGGTGATGGGGCGTGCTTTGGGGACGTTAACGCCTACGCGTTGGGTCACGTTGGGAGCCGCACCGTTGTTCGTTGCCTCCGTGCTGCTGATTGCGATGGGCACCTCGCAGCAGACGTTAGCCAACGATAACTTTACCCAAACGTTCTACCTCTATGCTAACCCGTTGGTGTTTATTGCGGCGGTATGCCTGATGATCCTGTTCAAAGCTCCCGCATTGAGCGCCCCTTTCCCCGGATTTTCGTTTATTTCCCGCCATTCTCTGGCTATTTATGGCTTCCATGCCCTGATTATTCATTTTATTCGTACTCGCGATCTGGCCCTGAAAGGGTGGCCGATACTGGATATCTTTTACGTTTTTACCTGCGCGGTGGCGTGCAGCATGTTGCTCTCTCTGTTGGTACAGCGATGCGACATTCGGCGTTGGGTCAGTTAA
- a CDS encoding GNAT family N-acetyltransferase: MKIISVRETPHWAAEATAYFQEQWASEETMMLYQDAIERSLTAANPRPQWYLLVEDERIVGCAGLITNDFISRMELYPWLCALYVEPDCRSRGLARQLIRHAADEARKHGFTHLHLCTDLVGFYEQAGFVYAGEGYHPWGESSRVYSFAL, encoded by the coding sequence GTGAAGATAATTTCTGTGCGTGAAACACCGCACTGGGCGGCAGAAGCTACGGCTTATTTTCAGGAACAGTGGGCATCCGAAGAGACGATGATGTTGTATCAGGATGCGATTGAACGCTCGCTAACGGCAGCGAACCCGCGACCACAATGGTATCTGCTGGTTGAAGACGAGCGGATTGTTGGCTGTGCTGGGCTGATTACCAATGATTTCATTAGCCGGATGGAGCTTTACCCCTGGCTTTGTGCGCTTTATGTAGAACCTGACTGTCGTTCTCGTGGTCTTGCTCGCCAATTGATTCGTCATGCCGCCGATGAAGCGAGAAAACACGGTTTCACCCATTTGCATCTGTGTACCGATCTGGTTGGATTCTACGAGCAAGCCGGATTTGTCTATGCCGGAGAGGGCTATCACCCATGGGGAGAATCATCGCGCGTCTACTCATTCGCGTTGTGA
- the exaC gene encoding acetaldehyde dehydrogenase ExaC: protein MAHHTAEDRVAPGTYAYPLNLKKRYDNFIGGTWVPPVSGDYFVNLTPVTGQPLCEVASSGMRDVDHALDAAHNAKAEWGEMSVQERALLLNRIADRMEENLELLAYAETWDNGKPIRETLGADVPLAIDHFRYFAACARAQEGAISEIDKDTVAYHFHEPLSVVGQIIPWNFPLLMACWKMAPALAAGNCIVLKPAKLTPLSVLMLMELIQDLLPPGVVNVVNGSGSEIGEYLATSPRIAKVAFTGSTEVGQQIMSYAARNVVPVTLELGGKSPNIFFADVMDKEDSYFDKVLEGFTLFAFNQGEVCTCPSRALIQESIYDRFMERAIRRVEAIRIGNPLDSQTMMGAQVSEGQLKTILDYIEVGKQEGARILTGGRRKALSDALTQGYYLEPTVLFGKNSMRVFQEEIFGPVLAVTTFKTMDDALEIANDTHYGLGAGVWSRNSNIAYRMGRGIQAGRVWTNCYHAYPAHAAFGGYKQSGIGRENHKMMLEHYQQTKCLLVSYSDKPLGLF, encoded by the coding sequence ATGGCGCATCACACCGCTGAAGACCGGGTCGCGCCCGGCACCTATGCTTACCCCCTCAATCTGAAAAAACGCTATGACAACTTTATTGGCGGCACCTGGGTGCCTCCGGTCAGTGGCGACTATTTCGTTAACCTGACGCCTGTCACCGGGCAACCCCTGTGCGAAGTCGCCAGCTCCGGTATGCGTGATGTCGACCATGCGCTGGATGCCGCCCATAATGCCAAGGCAGAGTGGGGCGAGATGTCGGTACAGGAGCGCGCCTTGCTGCTGAACCGGATTGCGGATCGCATGGAGGAGAACCTGGAACTGCTGGCGTATGCGGAAACCTGGGATAACGGCAAACCGATTCGTGAAACCTTAGGGGCTGATGTGCCGTTGGCCATCGACCATTTCCGCTACTTTGCCGCCTGTGCCCGCGCGCAGGAAGGGGCGATCAGCGAAATCGACAAGGATACGGTCGCTTACCATTTTCACGAACCGCTGAGCGTGGTGGGGCAGATTATTCCATGGAATTTCCCCCTGCTGATGGCCTGCTGGAAAATGGCTCCGGCGCTGGCGGCAGGTAATTGCATCGTGCTTAAACCGGCGAAATTGACGCCGCTCTCCGTGCTGATGCTGATGGAGTTGATTCAGGATTTATTGCCACCGGGTGTGGTCAACGTGGTGAATGGCTCTGGCAGTGAGATTGGTGAATATCTGGCGACGTCGCCGCGCATCGCTAAAGTGGCGTTTACCGGCTCCACCGAAGTCGGACAACAAATTATGAGCTATGCGGCGCGCAATGTGGTGCCTGTGACGCTGGAATTGGGTGGGAAATCCCCCAATATCTTTTTTGCTGACGTGATGGACAAAGAAGACAGCTATTTCGATAAGGTGTTGGAAGGCTTCACGCTGTTTGCCTTTAATCAGGGGGAAGTCTGTACCTGCCCAAGCCGGGCATTGATTCAGGAATCTATTTACGACCGTTTTATGGAACGGGCGATAAGACGGGTCGAAGCCATCCGCATTGGTAACCCCCTGGACAGTCAGACCATGATGGGGGCTCAGGTATCGGAAGGCCAGTTGAAAACCATCCTTGATTATATTGAGGTGGGTAAGCAGGAAGGCGCACGTATCCTGACCGGTGGGCGGCGCAAAGCGTTGTCGGATGCATTGACGCAGGGCTACTATCTGGAGCCGACCGTGTTGTTCGGAAAGAACAGCATGCGCGTGTTTCAGGAGGAAATTTTTGGTCCGGTACTCGCGGTCACCACGTTTAAAACCATGGATGATGCGCTGGAGATCGCCAACGATACCCACTATGGATTGGGCGCCGGGGTGTGGAGCCGTAATAGCAACATCGCCTATCGTATGGGGCGGGGCATTCAGGCGGGGCGTGTGTGGACCAACTGCTATCATGCCTATCCGGCACATGCGGCCTTTGGCGGCTACAAACAGTCAGGCATTGGCCGTGAAAATCACAAGATGATGCTGGAGCACTACCAGCAAACCAAGTGCTTGTTGGTGAGTTACTCCGACAAACCGCTCGGGTTATTCTGA